One window of the Cryptomeria japonica chromosome 7, Sugi_1.0, whole genome shotgun sequence genome contains the following:
- the LOC131856534 gene encoding UPF0481 protein At3g47200-like, which translates to MQQENSEMVINISEQYPLKKTLCIYRVPVNIRGLKEEAYIPSAVGLGLYHHNINLSVMDGHKKEAVKRTLSRINLTSQQLNTELNKKNENLENEIRDCYQDRAIECSGQTFEDIFVKDACFILQYIRSYVGMDASPTDSTNSCFQNYDHHDDFHSSVQSDIWKLENQIPLFILITILQLEFNDHAKDMLAEMLQRFFLIRPFVFYFPSWGNKIQSRLKHHIEKGAHHLLDLYRRMIRDMLSYSSSESAFDFETKHGIEEREQRTDTEVKRFETSLLDVGCFYHTRVPEDDTPRAELLEKAGIKFEGGKLRFQRSLFGGSLSIPIMHVDYATEGLLRNLMAFEECQIRKRNSIPTIISQYVHLMDDLIDSENDVAVLKREKIICSKLGSDAEIAVMFNCICKSITETKYESLEITMRQARKHYNSRLKRWVSEFKKENCSKPWYVVSGVVAALILVMTAVQTVYAVKK; encoded by the coding sequence ATGCAGCAGGAGAATTCTGAAATGGTTATTAACATTAGTGAACAATATCCTCTAAAAAAGACGCTGTGCATTTATAGGGTGCCTGTTAACATAAGAGGACTGAAAGAGGAAGCTTATATTCCATCGGCTGTAGGGTTGGGGCTTTACCATCACAACATTAACCTATCTGTAATGGATGGACATAAGAAGGAAGCAGTTAAGAGAACTTTGTCCAGGATCAACCTCACCTCCCAGCAGTTAAATACAGAGCTTAATAAGAAGAAtgaaaatttggagaatgaaattaGGGATTGCTATCAAGATAGAGCAATTGAGTGCAGTGGACAAACTTTTGAGGACATATTTGTGAAGGATGCGTGCTTTATTCTTCAGTACATCAGGTCGTATGTGGGAATGGACGCAAGTCCTACAGATTCCACTAACTCTTGTTTTCAAAACTATGATCACCATGACGATTTCCACTCTTCTGTACAAAGCGACATttggaagttggaaaaccaaattCCTTTATTCATATTGATAACTATACTCCAATTGGAATTCAATGatcatgcaaaggatatgttggcTGAAATGCTTCAGAGGTTCTTTCTTATTCGACCATTTGTCTTCTATTTTCCATCTTGGGGTAATAAAATTCAATCAAGACTGAAGCATCATATTGAAAAAGGAGCACATCATCTGCTGGATTTATATCGAAGGATGATTAGAGATATGCTATCATATTCAAGCTCGGAATCTGCTTTTGATTTTGAAACTAAACATGGTATCGAGGAGAGGGAACAACGTACCGATACAGAGGTAAAAAGATTTGAGACTAGTCTactggatgtcggttgcttctatCACACGCGGGTTCCAGAGGATGACACTCCAAGAGCTGAATTACTAGAAAAGGCTGGTATAAAATTTGAGGGAGGAAAACTCCGATTTCAACGAAGTTTGTTTGGAGGCAGTCTTTCAATCCCTATAATGCACGTGGACTACGCGACAGAAGGATTATTGCGGAATTTGATGGCTTTTGAAGAGTGTCAAATACGCAAAAGAAATTCTATACCCACAATAATTTCTCAGTATGTACACTTAATGGATGACTTAATTGACTCTGAGAATGATGTTGCCGTACTTAAAAGAGAGAAAATCATTTGCAGTAAATTGGGGAGTGATGCAGAAATAGCTGTTATGTTTAATTGTATCTGCAAGTCAATTACTGAGACTAAATATGAGTCCTTGGAAATTACTATGAGACAAGCTAGAAAGCACTATAATAGCCGATTAAAGAGATGGGTCAGTGAGTTCAAAAAGGAGAACTGTTCAAAACCATGGTATGTTGTCTCTGGTGTGGTAGCAGCACTTATTTTAGTGATGACTGCTGTCCAAACTGTCTATGCAGTGAAAAAGTGA